The stretch of DNA TCCAGGACATACCATGTTAGCCGTTATTCCATGCTCTGCCTCTTCAATGGCTATCGTTCTAGTTAACGATGCTGCACCACTTTTGGCTGCAGCAAATGCAGACCTATAGATCCAGCCAGGAGTCGTCTCCACTCGATCAAATCCTACAGTAATAATACGGCCCCAGCTATTCTCTCTCATTTTTGGTATTAAAAGCTTTGTTAAATAAAATAATGCATTTAAATTGCCGTTAATAATGTAATTCCAATCTTCAAATGAGTATTCAGTCATCACTTTTCTTTCATGCATATAGGGTCCTGCATTATGAATGAATATATCAATACATGAGAAAAAGGAAAATGATTCTTCTACAATTCTTTGACAATCATTCTGATTAGAAATATTGCCACCTATGGCAATATTCTTAGTTCCATATCTTCTAGTTAACTCATCGGCCAATAAAACAGCTTTCTCCTTGCTTGTACGATAATTAATCACAAGATGAACACCATTTTCAGCAAGTTGATAGGCTGTTCTTTTGCCTATACCAGTTGCTCCTCCCGTAATTAAAGCTGTTTTTTCTCTCACAAAAATACCTCGCAGTTTTCATTTTTTTAATCCTTTATAATAAATATACTAGTTAGAACTACAACGATATGCAAATGAAAAGAAATTAACCTAAAAATATTCTTCATTATTTCTTGTGTTTATAATTTTATTAACGATTGGGTATGTACCTGCATACCTTAAACCATATAAACGAATTGTATGTCACTTTCGTCTTTTTCGATACAAAATTAGATGAGCCTCTTTACAACTGCTCGAAAGGAGGATATCCTTATGTTCCCCTGGAATCTTTTTCCGTTTCATAAAGATATGAAAAATATAAAGGCCCAGATGAATCCAGAAGAGGTTGATAAATATGTCACAGATATAATGAATCAAGTGTTTCCTCAGCAAATGCAAAAGATGCAGGGAATGATGAATCCACAAAGCTTTATGTCTGACTTTAATTACGATACACCGGAAACTCCCAATGATTCTTCTCTCTCTTCCTCCGTTTTTGAAACACATAATAATGTTTTTGTAAGATTGCCAATCAAAGAAGAGCAATGGTTGAAGGATATGAGAATTTATCATACATCCAATCAGTTGATAATTGAACATATACCTGAAAAAGAGGATAAACACTCGATTGTCCTCCCTGCTATTGTGAAAAAAAAAGGTGCTTCCGCATATTATAAGGACGGCATGCTTGAAATAAAAATTCAGAAAAACATCGATATGCAATACTCACAAATAGACGTTTCAGAAATTCTTTAAAAATAAATATTAGAATAACTTGGCATTCGCCAAGTCCTTTTTGGCGAATGCCTTAGTTTTTCTTATGCGAACTTATTAGCAGATATTTAATTAAAAAACACACTTCACTTTAGTACGTTAATAAACTTAAACATTTCTATAAGCCAAAAAAAAGAGCAGCCCATTTATTTGAGACTGCTCTTTTAGATGATTATTTAAATTATTACTTTCCAATAAATTGTTGTGTCCAGTAGTTTCCATCAGCTACATAACCTACACCGATATTTGTAAAGCTTGGATTTAAGATGTTTTTGCGGTGTCCCTCACTGTTCATCCATGCATTAACTACTTCTTCTGGTGTACGTTGACCCATTGCGATGTTTTCACCAGCTGAACTGTATGTGATGCCAAATTGCTTCATCATATCGAACGGTGATCCGTAAGTTGGGCTATTATGGTCAAAATAACCTTTAGTTTTCATATCCATTGACTTTGTACGTGCAACTTTGCTTAAGTTTACATCAAGCTGTAATGCTGGTAAACCATTTTTAGCACGTTCTTGGTTTGTTAAATCCACTACCTTTTGCTCATATGCACTTACTGATGATGAAGCAGGTGTTGATGGCTTTTGCTGTACTGGCTTTTGTGCTGGTTGCTGTTGTACTGGCTTTTGTTGTACTGGCTGCTGTTGAACCGGCTTTTGTTGAGCTGGTTCCTGTTGTACTGGCTGTTGTTGTACAGGTTTTTGAGCTTGTTGCTGATTATACATTTGGTTAAAGTTCCATTGAACGTTTGAATTATTCATATATTTTTGAAGAATGCTATTGATTTGATCCATATTAATATTAGTAGGTTGAGAGTAAAATACCTTAGCTTGTTGAGGTGTTGGACAATTTGATGCTGCGTCTGCCTTATTCACCACTGGATTAGAAGCTAATAAAGCAGCTGCTGCTGCGACTGAAAATAACATTTTTTTATTCATGTATTAAATCCTCCCTGATGTCGAATAATTTTTGTGTTGTTTAACTTGCACAATCATCATAACACAAGGTTTTCGTAATAAAATCGGAAGGATTTAACAAAATGATAGATTCAAAGTCACTATTAGAAAAGTAGAAGAATGAAAAAAAGTATTTTTCTACTAGAAACCTTTACAAATATGGATTTTAAATGGAATGTACTGGATAAGAATGACATGGTTGTATAAACCTCGTTTGGAAATCTGATTAGCTAATTTCCATTATTAAACTAGGAATTCAATGTTGACAGGTTTTAAAACTAAAGACTTGTTTTACTTTTATTACGAAGATGTTACATATGTGAAGGTTTTAAGATAATGAATTAATATGGGGTTTACATTGAGAAAAAAGCAGCAACTCGCTGCTTTTTCATTATGCACGAAATGATTTTGATCATCCTTCATTTCCATTTCGGTTCGCTTTATTCCAAAATAACTGGAAGGTCTATTTTCACAGATGTACCTTCTCCTAATTTGCTTTTAATTGTTAAAGTACCGTTATGAAGATTTACAAGCTTTTCTGCAATAGCTAGACCTAAACCTGTACCCCCATCATTTCTCGTTCTTGCCTTATTAACTCGAAAGAATCTTTGTTTAATTTTGCCCAGATCTTCTTCTGGAATACCTATTCCGGAATCTGTTATTTCAATACAGCAGCCTTCATTCACTTTATAAAGCTTAAGTGATATACCTCCTTCATTCGTATAACGGATAGAATTATCCATTATATTTTGGATTATTTGCTCTATTCGACCTTCATCACCATTAATTATAATGTCTGGATCTAAATCAAATTGAAGCTGTAAGTTCTTTTCTCTCATAATAGGCATATACTTTTGCAAGGAATCCTCAATAAGCTGAGCAAGAGGTAGTGGCATTTTTTCGAGTTTATATTCATCCGAATCTAATTTAGAAAGATCCAGCAAATCTCCTACTAGTCTTTCCATCCTTACTGCCTCTCTATGAATTAAACTTAAATAACGATTGCTTTCTTCCTTTTTAACAATACCTGAAATTAATGCATCACTATACCCTTTTACATAGCTTATAGGAGTTCTTAATTCGTGTGATACATTTGCAAGAAAGTCTTTTTTACGATCATCTTCCTCTTGTATGGAGGTTGCCATGTGATTAAAGGCATTAGCTAACTGCCCAATTTCATCTGTTGAAGCATTATCTAATTTAATTGAATAGTCTCCCCTTGAAACACTTTCAGCAGCTTCTTTCATTTCAAGTAATGGTTTTGTCAGCCTGCGAACAAGATATGTTCCAAAGAAAAGAGCAATTATTAAAAAGAGAAAAGCTGCAATCATCCATAAATAAGCAAAATCAGTTGTCACCTCTGAAATTTTTGCTAAAGGCAAATATAAATAAATGATTCCTTCTAGCCTGCTTTCATCCAATAGCGGGAATACTACAGCCAAAATATTTCGATCAAATCGTTCTTCATACCCTATCTTTTTAACTGGGTTTCCATTAAGTAATTCTTCTCTTTCAGCTCCATTGATAAGTGATTCATAGTCTATTTCGAATGGCAGGCAAGCACTTAACTCTCGAGGATTGCTGACAATAAAAATTTCCGATTCAGATTTTGTGCTATACCATTCAATTTTATCCTTTAACTCTTGCGATAATGGTCCTCCCTCATATTCGCTCGCAAGCCTAGCCCCTTCTTCAATTAATGCAGCTTCAACATTTTTAACATATAGTTTTTCATAAAAAAGATAAGATAAAAAGTATGAATACAAAATCGTAATGACGATTGCAGCTGTTATTGTGAGCCACAGCTTTTTAGCCAGACTATCCTTAATGAAGCTCATTCTGCTGGTACCTCAAACTTATAGCCTATTCCCCATACTGTTTGAATATAATCGCCAACACCAAGCTTCATTCTTAACGTCTTTATATGAGTATCCACTGTCCGCAGGCTTCCGATATAATCGACACCCCATACGTGATCAAGCAGCTGTTCCCTGCTTAAAGCTTGGGATTGATGGTCTACAAAAAATATTAAAAGTTCAAACTCTTTTAATGTCAAAGAGATACTTTTTCCATCTACTGTTACACTTCTCGCTAATCGATCTATCATCATTTTTCCAATATGTAAATAGGACTCATTTTTCATTATGCCAGTCCTTCTTAAAACAGCTTGAATTCTAGCGATTAGCTCGCCGGGACTAAAGGGCTTTACAATATAATCATCACCACCGAGCTGTAGCCCCTTCACCTTATCCCACTCTTCTCCTTTGGCAGATAAAAAGATGACAGGAATATTATATTTCGTTCGAATACTTGCACATACTTGAAAACCATCTTCTTCTGGCATCATAATATCAAGAATAATTAAATTAATAGAAGTACGATTTATTAATTCATACCCTTCCTTGCCACTAGCTGCTGTAAGGCAGTGAAAACCAGAGTTTTCAAGATACATTTCAACAAGATGCCTCATATCTTCCTCATCATCTATTATTAAAATGTTTAACTGATCCATTATTCTCTCTCCCTTAACACTATTTGAAAAGGACCTTTTCCAACAGGAATTGTTTTAATGATTTTCAGATTATCTGGATCAACAAAATGAACATCATTACTGTCATAACCAGCTATCATTATCTTCCTATCTGTGAATACCATTTCAAAAGGGTTTGCACCAACAATCATGGAGTCTAACACTTCACCATCTTCATTGAGCTTGTAAAGCATGCTTGAACCATGGCTCAAAACAAAAACATTATTATTTGATTCTAAAAAATTGACAGGCATTGACGGTGCAGGGATTTTATATTTAAAATCGCCTGTTACGGAGTCATATACATGTATGTCTTTTTCGACTTCTTCTCCAGCTCCATGTCCACCTATCCAAAGCTCATTTTTGTCTTCATTTAGCCATGCACCAGCAGCGGATGGATGGATAGGAAAACTAGCCTTTTTTTCTTTTTTGATTAAATCAATGACTGTAAGCTTCTCTTTATTAAAGCTTAGTACATAAAGAATTTTGCTCTTTTCCGATTCCAAAATCGTAAGAGGATTAAGCTCTGTATTTATTTGACTAGCTT from Cytobacillus dafuensis encodes:
- a CDS encoding YncE family protein, with translation MHYLKRILFIIIAGVFLSSCSNTRYPSIPEDISIAATVNIKDMSVSFINLDSMEKIADWKLEKPYTGALILPDNDTIILYGKQVETVDLYSLKSGRAVGSWNTGKGIVNGKYLQTTSQIAFVDQNLNKIRFFDLNGEEASQINTELNPLTILESEKSKILYVLSFNKEKLTVIDLIKKEKKASFPIHPSAAGAWLNEDKNELWIGGHGAGEEVEKDIHVYDSVTGDFKYKIPAPSMPVNFLESNNNVFVLSHGSSMLYKLNEDGEVLDSMIVGANPFEMVFTDRKIMIAGYDSNDVHFVDPDNLKIIKTIPVGKGPFQIVLRERE
- a CDS encoding sensor histidine kinase; the encoded protein is MSFIKDSLAKKLWLTITAAIVITILYSYFLSYLFYEKLYVKNVEAALIEEGARLASEYEGGPLSQELKDKIEWYSTKSESEIFIVSNPRELSACLPFEIDYESLINGAEREELLNGNPVKKIGYEERFDRNILAVVFPLLDESRLEGIIYLYLPLAKISEVTTDFAYLWMIAAFLFLIIALFFGTYLVRRLTKPLLEMKEAAESVSRGDYSIKLDNASTDEIGQLANAFNHMATSIQEEDDRKKDFLANVSHELRTPISYVKGYSDALISGIVKKEESNRYLSLIHREAVRMERLVGDLLDLSKLDSDEYKLEKMPLPLAQLIEDSLQKYMPIMREKNLQLQFDLDPDIIINGDEGRIEQIIQNIMDNSIRYTNEGGISLKLYKVNEGCCIEITDSGIGIPEEDLGKIKQRFFRVNKARTRNDGGTGLGLAIAEKLVNLHNGTLTIKSKLGEGTSVKIDLPVILE
- a CDS encoding CAP domain-containing protein, which encodes MNKKMLFSVAAAAALLASNPVVNKADAASNCPTPQQAKVFYSQPTNINMDQINSILQKYMNNSNVQWNFNQMYNQQQAQKPVQQQPVQQEPAQQKPVQQQPVQQKPVQQQPAQKPVQQKPSTPASSSVSAYEQKVVDLTNQERAKNGLPALQLDVNLSKVARTKSMDMKTKGYFDHNSPTYGSPFDMMKQFGITYSSAGENIAMGQRTPEEVVNAWMNSEGHRKNILNPSFTNIGVGYVADGNYWTQQFIGK
- a CDS encoding response regulator transcription factor; the encoded protein is MDQLNILIIDDEEDMRHLVEMYLENSGFHCLTAASGKEGYELINRTSINLIILDIMMPEEDGFQVCASIRTKYNIPVIFLSAKGEEWDKVKGLQLGGDDYIVKPFSPGELIARIQAVLRRTGIMKNESYLHIGKMMIDRLARSVTVDGKSISLTLKEFELLIFFVDHQSQALSREQLLDHVWGVDYIGSLRTVDTHIKTLRMKLGVGDYIQTVWGIGYKFEVPAE
- a CDS encoding SDR family oxidoreductase, which gives rise to MREKTALITGGATGIGKRTAYQLAENGVHLVINYRTSKEKAVLLADELTRRYGTKNIAIGGNISNQNDCQRIVEESFSFFSCIDIFIHNAGPYMHERKVMTEYSFEDWNYIINGNLNALFYLTKLLIPKMRENSWGRIITVGFDRVETTPGWIYRSAFAAAKSGAASLTRTIAIEEAEHGITANMVCPGDITGAWKERDIIQATGKIDQNTPIGRPGTGEDIARVISFLIDNKSDFITGSIIPVTGGKDVLGKVFRN
- a CDS encoding Hsp20/alpha crystallin family protein, yielding MFPWNLFPFHKDMKNIKAQMNPEEVDKYVTDIMNQVFPQQMQKMQGMMNPQSFMSDFNYDTPETPNDSSLSSSVFETHNNVFVRLPIKEEQWLKDMRIYHTSNQLIIEHIPEKEDKHSIVLPAIVKKKGASAYYKDGMLEIKIQKNIDMQYSQIDVSEIL